A region of Blastocatellia bacterium DNA encodes the following proteins:
- a CDS encoding HEAT repeat domain-containing protein: MRKLMLSLAALMIMGIGFATYSMQATSAPQTAPDLQEKIRMLGSANPIERASAACQIGEMGKQAAAAIPQLIALLGDDTPINAQLDCNQHNSMMGKHNYVEHTTPGERAAAALAVMGSPAVDPLISVLRDAQPVARANAAWALGIIKDPRTVAPLIAAAKDAEVRVREHATWGLGLKHDRSVVEPLVAALGDREASVREKAAWSLGLQGDQRSVAPLVEALRDDNVKVREQVAWALGLKGDETAVEPLALALRDHSPEVREKAAWALGLKGDQRAVESLMGALKDETAEVRKQAAWALGLKGDHRAVPALNQAMKDQQHEVRKTAAWALGLILMRDGKAVDANLDLDLDKDIDVDVDADVDMDVDVDVDIDTKDEHEGTRGEAMMPRPTPTPTPIPRATPTPRPTSVMNVAPAEKIRQKTRRKATTAPNQ; encoded by the coding sequence ATGAGGAAACTGATGTTGAGCCTGGCGGCCTTGATGATCATGGGCATCGGCTTTGCCACCTATTCAATGCAGGCGACGAGCGCGCCGCAAACCGCTCCCGATTTGCAAGAGAAGATTCGCATGCTCGGTTCCGCCAATCCTATAGAGCGGGCCTCGGCGGCCTGCCAGATCGGCGAGATGGGCAAGCAGGCGGCGGCGGCAATCCCGCAGTTGATTGCGTTGCTTGGCGACGATACACCCATCAATGCGCAGCTCGATTGCAACCAGCACAACAGCATGATGGGCAAGCACAACTACGTCGAGCACACGACGCCGGGCGAGCGAGCCGCTGCCGCGCTCGCCGTGATGGGCAGCCCGGCGGTCGATCCGCTCATCAGCGTGTTGCGTGACGCGCAGCCGGTGGCGCGCGCCAACGCGGCGTGGGCGCTGGGCATCATCAAAGACCCGCGCACCGTCGCGCCGCTGATTGCCGCCGCTAAAGATGCCGAGGTGCGGGTGCGCGAGCACGCGACCTGGGGGCTGGGCCTCAAGCATGACCGCAGCGTCGTCGAGCCGCTCGTTGCCGCACTCGGCGACCGCGAAGCATCGGTGCGCGAGAAGGCTGCATGGTCGCTGGGGCTGCAAGGCGATCAACGCTCAGTCGCGCCGCTGGTCGAAGCTTTGCGCGATGATAATGTGAAAGTGCGCGAGCAGGTTGCCTGGGCGCTCGGCTTGAAGGGCGACGAAACAGCGGTCGAGCCGCTGGCCCTGGCGCTCAGAGATCATAGCCCGGAGGTTCGCGAGAAAGCCGCGTGGGCGCTCGGGCTCAAAGGCGACCAGCGCGCCGTCGAGTCGCTGATGGGCGCTTTGAAAGACGAGACGGCAGAGGTGCGCAAGCAGGCCGCATGGGCGCTCGGCTTGAAGGGCGATCACCGCGCCGTTCCCGCATTGAATCAGGCGATGAAAGATCAACAGCACGAAGTCCGCAAGACCGCCGCGTGGGCGCTCGGCTTGATCCTGATGCGCGACGGCAAAGCGGTGGATGCGAACCTCGACCTCGATCTCGACAAAGACATTGACGTGGATGTGGACGCTGATGTGGACATGGACGTAGACGTGGACGTTGATATAGACACAAAGGACGAGCATGAAGGGACGCGCGGTGAAGCGATGATGCCGCGCCCGACGCCAACGCCGACGCCGATACCGCGCGCCACGCCCACCCCCAGGCCGACTTCGGTGATGAATGTCGCGCCGGCAGAGAAGATCAGGCAGAAGACGCGGCGCAAGGCGACGACTGCGCCGAATCAATGA